In Streptomyces durocortorensis, a genomic segment contains:
- a CDS encoding SCO4226 family nickel-binding protein encodes MGTYMDVHRGMKGITSEQLKEAHAADTAIEKEEGVHFERAWADPESGTVYCLSTAPSAEAVQRIHERAGHTADEIHAVPLAV; translated from the coding sequence ATGGGAACGTACATGGATGTCCACCGCGGCATGAAGGGCATCACATCCGAGCAGTTGAAGGAGGCCCACGCGGCGGACACCGCGATCGAGAAGGAAGAGGGCGTTCACTTCGAACGGGCCTGGGCGGACCCGGAGTCGGGCACGGTCTACTGCCTGTCCACCGCCCCCTCCGCGGAAGCCGTCCAGCGCATCCACGAGCGCGCGGGCCACACGGCCGACGAGATCCACGCGGTGCCGCTGGCCGTGTGA